In Candidatus Dependentiae bacterium, the following proteins share a genomic window:
- a CDS encoding rhodanese-like domain-containing protein: MKMLQFFLICLLIVPIHIITKECKTLSPALFQVLEDVIDDIYHLDTNEVQEIVQQDFGCIPEISADDLKAKMAASQDLLVINVLSEKWYQDCHIAGSINVPLDKLIYEMQDWDRSTDIVVYCALDACDAGEKAYILLRCMGFEHVVDYPGGIKDWFQLGYPIQGPCASEYLHDQECNRCLFEWAFDDAFKSMLQKTRYMRCFKSRCGQ, encoded by the coding sequence ATGAAAATGCTACAGTTTTTTCTTATCTGCCTATTAATTGTTCCTATTCATATTATTACAAAAGAGTGTAAAACATTAAGTCCGGCATTATTCCAAGTTCTAGAAGATGTTATTGATGATATTTATCATTTGGATACCAACGAGGTGCAAGAGATTGTACAACAAGATTTTGGCTGTATTCCGGAAATTTCAGCCGATGATTTAAAAGCAAAAATGGCAGCATCACAAGATCTTCTTGTGATCAATGTTCTTTCAGAAAAATGGTATCAGGATTGTCATATTGCAGGATCTATCAATGTTCCTTTGGATAAGTTAATTTATGAAATGCAAGATTGGGATCGTTCAACTGATATAGTTGTTTATTGTGCATTAGATGCATGTGATGCGGGTGAAAAGGCCTATATTTTATTGCGCTGTATGGGTTTTGAACATGTTGTTGATTATCCTGGTGGTATAAAAGATTGGTTCCAGTTGGGATATCCAATACAAGGCCCATGTGCTTCAGAATATTTACATGATCAAGAATGTAATCGTTGCTTATTCGAATGGGCATTTGATGATGCGTTTAAATCGATGTTACAAAAAACAAGATATATGAGATGTTTTAAAAGTAGATGTGGTCAATAA